The Entelurus aequoreus isolate RoL-2023_Sb linkage group LG03, RoL_Eaeq_v1.1, whole genome shotgun sequence genome contains the following window.
TTCAGAATTTTTTCAGAAGTtactttattatgtttttatcaaGGAAAAAATCACTGCTAGCagtttttgattgagacttttattactgtctgtgtttttttggtgttttttttaaataccacaAACAAAACTGAGCTGCCTCTGGGTACCTTTTAGATGGGGGAGGGCCTCACAGCAGCACATGGTGCTTGTTCAGAAAAGGCATGTGAGCTTTCATGTCATTTTCCAAACGTGTCTTTGCTAGATTTGCCGCTGGGCGCTGTTTTGAAAGAGTATCTAAAAGCGTCATATTATTCGCTAAATTGGCAACACTGATCCGCCTGCTCCTTCTTAttttctggcagaccaggtgtgttGTATTGTGTTTACGAGCAAAGGGGAACAAGTAGCGCCAAGTCTAATAACAAATGGAAAACACCAACATCAAAGCTCTTCTGTGGTGACATCACAAGGGGTATTTTACTTTCTGCTGTACAAACTTGCATAATTCAAATATGTAAATGTTGTTGCTCTACTTTTTGAATGTAACCTCACAGGTTAAACTCAAGTGTGGAGTGTGTCCCTTACCACCTCCAGCTTTCGTCTGAGAACGCCTTGCAGCTCATTCAACAGTATCCTCAGCCTACATCCCTTTTTCACAATATTTCATTCTGGTTTAGAGACACTGAATACTTTTTCCATTTAATATAGAAATGTTCTGCTtatgtactttaactttacccaCTCCATATATGACATTGTGGCCGATTGTTCAGACAATGTCCCCACTCGTTACCTTGTCAATGATGCCTGTGTGCTCAGTGGTAAACCTCTAGTATCAGCGAGTGCCCTGAGAATGGAGGGACAGGTAAGATATTAGGCAGGTCAGTTTGCTGTAGCAATTACCTACCAAACTTTTTGGTCTGATGGTGTTTGCATAGTTGACCATTTACAACTATGATGGAGGCCCTTGCTACAGATGCTTGTACCCAGTGCCTCCGCCCCCAGAGACAGTGACCAACTGTTCTGACGGAGGCGTTCTAGGCGTCGGTAAGTCAAGCTCCTTTTCCATAAGCCATTACCTGTGTACAGCTATGTCTTTCTCCACCCTCTCCACTCTGTTAAATGGTGTTTAATGGTAAAATGTTGTGCTTATCTGTAAGTTCCAGGCATAATGGGTTGCTTTCAAGCACTGGAGGTCCTCAAGGTAGCCTCTGGACAAGGCTGTATCCAAACTCAACTCTGGCAAAACATACTGTTGCTGCTGTACACTTCACATGTATTActggtcattttttttatttcttattggAGAGTGCTAATGACTGtttgacaataccaaaacaatatttaaactagtttttACAGTTgtatgagcaaaaaataaataatcaatagtTCACAATAACTAAagtaaagcaaaaactactatctactactttttttattatttgggttttgccctctaAGTCCTCCTGTGTTAAGAGACTTATTCCCTGAgtatgtaaacattaacaaatacAATCAAGAacatattttgagaaaatacaaatatccacctaatcactctagtatcgatctAATGCAGATACTACCCTTGGTGTTGACATCACCAATTTATGAATCAATCCGCACTCTTACATGTCATGTACCGACTATGACAATGCTGATACACCAACAGTTATGTTATCCTCTGTCTAGACTCCTATTAATCTacgtgttaatttcctgttaatatctgattactttcCGCTGTAACTTGGTTCCATCTAAACTTCTTAAAACTTTAGTAGGCATCTTAGTGTTAtttcaagctagtttagcagttagcttatttatttgcataccttcTTCTGGCTttctgttgttgtgtaacatgtttagtctcGTCCTCCAGTAATAATACTTGACAAtgatatttaaaggggaactgcacttttttggaactttgcttatcactcacaatccttatgtaaaacaagaacacatatgtttgtctttttttatgcattctaaatagtaaataaatgcgatcaaaagtacgCTTACAATGGAGTTTAAGGAAGtctctctattctgcctataagagCGCTTAAAACATCCAAACCCCTTCATTAAAGTGTTATATGCACACTGTGTTTATATGCAATGTAgcaacgggcacatttataataaaatgtaatatttatgtattttgatcattttaagcaatcACTTTTAATAAACGCATCTCGACAAGCGCTTTTTTTCAACATTACTGATTATTTCTCACTGCaggcttcatgagagccaacaaacataataaaacatcccttactgctcaatgtctgctgtcattaggatggcaattcataaaatatttttatattcccGTTTaagtgaagaatgactcatactcTGCGCAGAAAAGGAGAgtggaaccaagtgtctttttgtgtcattctcACCATTTCCGggcctaaattggctgtcaaagtctaCCAACTTGTTGTAATACGTCCTCGTTCTTCTAAtatccaggtgaaaggcatgatttgTTATCTACAGTAAATTTCCGCAAGAAAGGAAGAGAGGATGATGTCAATATTGGAACGCACACTTGTGATCACGGCACCGTGGGCAGAAtaaaggacctcccattgactttGTTgttagtggacttttatttacatttatttacaagttagactgtattaaaaaaatacatccgtaatGTatttcataatggttgtgaacgataggcaaaataaataaaaaagtgtggttcccctATTAGATACTAggccttagggcagtggttctcaaatgggggtacgcgtacccctgggggtacttgaaggtatgccaaggggtacgtgagatttttttaaaatattctaaaaatagcaacaattcaaaaaacctttataaatatatttattgaataatacttcaacaaaatatgaatgtaagttcataaactgaacatcaaatcaagtaggctattccattcattaccataaacgcagagtttcccccatgccatgatggtttgaccctcactaaaatgtctgtcaaaaagaactgtgaaaagaaatgcaacaatgcaatattcagtgttgacagctagatttttttgtggacatgtttcataaatattgatgttaaagatttttttttttgtgaagaaatgtttagaacaggagtcaccaacgcggtgcccgcgggcaccaggtagcccgtaaggaccagatgagtcgcccgctggcctgttctaaaaatagctcaaatagcagcacttaccagtgagctgcctctatttttaaaattttatttatttactagcaagctggtctcgctttgcccgacatttttaattctaagagagacaaaactcaaataaaatgtgaaaatccaagaaaatattttaaagacttggtcttcacttgtttaaataaattcattattttttttactttgcttcttgtaactttcagaaagacaattttagagaaaaaatacaaccttaaaaaggattttaggatttttaaacacatataccttttaaattccttcctcttctttcctgacaatttaaatcaatgttcgagtaaatttattttttttattgtaaagaataataaataaattttaatttaattcttaattttagcttctgttttttcgacgaagaatatttgtgaaatatttattcaaacttattatgattaaaattcaaaaaaactattctggcaaatctagaaaatctgtagaatcaaatttaaatcttatttcaaagtcttttgaattccttttaaaatttttgttctggaaaatctagaagaaataatgatttgtctttgttagaaatatagcttggtccaatttgttatatattctaacaaagtgtagattggattttaacctatttaaaacatgtcatcaaaattctaaaattaatcttaatcaggaaaaattactaatgatgttccataaattatttttttaattttttcaaaaagattcgaattagctagtttttctcttctttttttcggttgaattttgaattttaaagagtcgaaattgaagataaactatttttcaaaatgtaattgtcatttttttcgtgtttttttttgtgtagaaatctttatttagaattgaatcacttgtttatttttcaacaagtttttagttatttttatatctttttttcccaaatagttcaagaaagaccactacaaatgagcaatattatgcactgttatacaattgaataaatcagaaactgatgacatagtgctgtattttacttctttatctctttttttcaaccaaaaatgctttgctctaattacggggtacttgaattaaaaaaaatttcacagggggtacatcactgaaaaaaggttgagaaccactgccttagggtaTTGTCTCCACACATAATTAGCTGTTAGCCGCTTGTCAACAGGGGGACTAAACATTAATAGTGTTAGCAAATGTTTGTCACAACTTAACCAAACATGGCAGCTTCATGTGGCCAGCACCTGGTAATCTTTGACGCTCAAAGTGCCAGATTCAGATCCATCCGGTTGCGTCCCAAGCAGTCGGGTTGTGCAGTGTGTGGTGAGAAGCCCAGTGTAACGCAGCTCGTGGACTACGAGGCCTTCTGCGGGTCAGCTGCAACAGATAAGGTTGGTTTTGATGTTATGGATCACAAGTTGACTCATGCTTTTATGTGACATGATTGTTTAGTTTATTATAGAACATTTTATGTTGGTTTCAGTGTCGCAGACTGAACCTCCTGTCCAGAGATCAGAGGATCTCAGTGCAAGTGAGGAACCTTTGTCCACTGCATGCTGCCCTGTTTGAGTGCTACATACTGTACTTGTCTCAAGATATGAACACACGTATCAGCACTCACCTAGCCCTAAAATGTGCGGTTTAATTTTCcacagtaaaataataatactgtgtTTGGCAAAAGTAGTATAGCAAGAAGGTTTCGTGTGCGTATGATCACACAATCTGCACTATTAAACAACCATTAGGTGCAAAGATGGAGATCACGTTGAATTTGGTTTGCTTTTGGAGCTCCAATTGGAAGCAGTTTTGTTTCCTGTTATTTCAGGAAAAGCagttaatataattataatacgaATACAAATCAAATCATATCTTTACTTCAATCGAGTTTGCTGTAAGTCATTTACATTTCCGTGTTTAACTGGGAGATATAAATCAGTTTTCCTAAAATAAGAGCACTTCCTTCTCAATGATTATTATGTTGTGCATTAAGATATGTTTCTCTGTAATtccaggattacaaatccattgtgGACAAAGCAGAGCCTCATCTCTTGTTGGATGTGCGCCCTCTTGTGGAGGTGGATATTTGCCATTTACCCAGCTCGCTGAGTATCCTTTGCGAGTCATACAAAACccctattttttgttgttgttatcccCCCTAACATTGTTGACAGACATTCCGCTCGCAAGTTTAGAAGAGAGGAATAGTGAACATATCCAGTTACTTCAGGAGCACATCTGCCGATTGAAACAGCATAAGGCCGGTGACTACTGGCCTCCAGGTAACATGACAGAACTGCCACTTGGGTCGGCGTATGTTGTCGGAAATGAGGCAGTGCGTATAAACACTTGTGCATATTCACAGTCTGCTGCTTGGTGGCCTATTTTGGACTGCTTTTAGCAGATTGTAATGGGGTTGCCAGGTGACccctttttccaaaacaagtgTGGCCAACCTGAGCAGCTGGCCTGCTTTGGAGGaatgaatattaaaaactttATTTCGGGCCTGTTTCATTCGCCCATTATGTTTCTTTAGCAATGAGTTAAATTGAGGTATGTGTAGTTTTTAACTAAAATCGAAAAGGCAGTTGTTTATAGAAGCCAATTAAAGTTTCCCTGTGTTTCGATATAAGAGAATGATCAGTGCAACATTGAACATTCTTTCTGCAGTTACGGCATTGTGGGATAGTTATAGCTGTATTAAACATCCATACTTGATCtgatgcttaaaggggaactttactttgaaaaaaagatgtactgaaaaaaaaatgtacctatcgttcacagtcatgagagacaagaacacacctctttttcttttttttaggattttaagttGATAAACGCtttgaagatgcggctaatggtagTCATCGCTGTAacctaaagccctctaaaacaagttcaaaaccctccatcaaggttttatatacacactgcaagtctatatgtaatttagtaacagacacgttcataactatGTAATAtgttgttcaatatttaccgtattttggtactgatttcctcagcgcattgatttccgtctccatagcagcgcacttccgacttccggaaacaaacacaaGTGTTTCCTAATCATGgctgacttggtaacagacaacgaaaacgactatttttggacaaatgaggatttacaaccttatctttttgaagctgaatatatggggatgaactactgcttctagaagcgagcacgatgGAAGGGTGAAACGGAACatacggaagccgagagagtgaggttggTCAGCGTGactttgacgctgtaaatgtggatCTTGGaaccaagctattttgacataaatggaatgCTTACTCTAAATAAACCAAACAAAACGGCCCggtcagctggaccaaacgcacaactgtccattgagtgaattactataatattgatcatgatacatgtagcacgtcatgcgtgttattacgaatacagtacatatgctgtcaaggtagctgtgtacaaacaaaacataaaatgtgggctaatacattacagatactgtaatatgtttttccgtcagtacaaattggtgtcgtatcgcagtgttgtgcatttcaaacgcgtttcgtgttgtcgtagaagctagcttatctcttgccgtagttagcttttacggctaataccaaagCACGCAGATGTGTTACTATGcaaaaacagttcctcagtgttcgctcttacaataacaatgtcgctacggcttggttattatacatgttacggaacgtccagccatccatccatccatccatccatccatccattttctaccgcttgtccctctcagggtcgcgggggccgGAGCCTATCTCGGATGCATTTGGGtgaaaggtggggtacaccctggtaaATGAAGTATtattggcagtttttgaatgcattttttaagtgatttCGAGGtacaattgattgctcccattagttgTATTGCTAGCCACCCTAGAATGAGCCGATTTTGTTAAACTGTAGAaataaaaccttttgtcttccataagaattgtga
Protein-coding sequences here:
- the LOC133645447 gene encoding adenylyltransferase and sulfurtransferase MOCS3-like isoform X2, translating into MTQEMRFLRAQLKEKEKEIATLRSKLDVFEKNGCLDPVLHDGVTSLPPLKAKAALPNEDIMRYSRQLLLPELGVQGQLNLSKTSVLVVGCGGLGCPLAQYLAAAGIGRLGLLDYDEVELSNLHRQVLHGEENQGQAKALSAANAVRRLNSSVECVPYHLQLSSENALQLIQQYDIVADCSDNVPTRYLVNDACVLSGKPLVSASALRMEGQLTIYNYDGGPCYRCLYPVPPPPETVTNCSDGGVLGVVPGIMGCFQALEVLKVASGQGSSCGQHLVIFDAQSARFRSIRLRPKQSGCAVCGEKPSVTQLVDYEAFCGSAATDKCRRLNLLSRDQRISVQDYKSIVDKAEPHLLLDVRPLVEVDICHLPSSLNIPLASLEERNSEHIQLLQEHICRLKQHKAGDYWPPVYVICKLGNDSQKAVQVLEKMSGSEVDNISAKDICGGLMAWARRVDLTFPQY
- the LOC133645447 gene encoding adenylyltransferase and sulfurtransferase MOCS3-like isoform X1, giving the protein MTQEMRFLRAQLKEKEKEIATLRSKLDVFEKKNGCLDPVLHDGVTSLPPLKAKAALPNEDIMRYSRQLLLPELGVQGQLNLSKTSVLVVGCGGLGCPLAQYLAAAGIGRLGLLDYDEVELSNLHRQVLHGEENQGQAKALSAANAVRRLNSSVECVPYHLQLSSENALQLIQQYDIVADCSDNVPTRYLVNDACVLSGKPLVSASALRMEGQLTIYNYDGGPCYRCLYPVPPPPETVTNCSDGGVLGVVPGIMGCFQALEVLKVASGQGSSCGQHLVIFDAQSARFRSIRLRPKQSGCAVCGEKPSVTQLVDYEAFCGSAATDKCRRLNLLSRDQRISVQDYKSIVDKAEPHLLLDVRPLVEVDICHLPSSLNIPLASLEERNSEHIQLLQEHICRLKQHKAGDYWPPVYVICKLGNDSQKAVQVLEKMSGSEVDNISAKDICGGLMAWARRVDLTFPQY